TAACTCGCCGCATCGCTGACCAAGTACGCCGCCAGATTGGCCAACTCGGCCGGCTCGCCGAACCTCCCGGTCGGATTGCGCCGTTTTCCTTCCTCTTCCATCCCCGGCAACATCAACCGCGACCAGGCACCCTCGGTTGGAAACGGCCCTGGCGCAATGGCGTTCACCCGAATCCGCCAGCGACCCCATTCGACGGCCAGCGCCCGCGTCATCGCCAGAACGCCGGCTTTGGCGCAGACGGACGGCACGACGTAGGCCGCGCCCGTCCAAGCGTATGTGGCGACGATGTTAAGAATGCAGCCGCCGTTCCCCTGCGCAATCATGTGTTTGCCGACGGCCGACGTACAGTGAAACGTCCCGTTGAGCACAATCCCAACGACTGCATTGAAGGCGTTGGGTGACAGCGTTTCAGTCGGCGCCAAGAAGTTGCCGGCGGCGTTGTTGACCAAGACATGGACCGCGCCAAAGCGCGTCACAACCTCCTCGACGGCAGTGTTGACGCGCGCCGCATCGCGTACGTCAGCCGTCACAGCCAAGGCTTCCCCGCCGCTGCTTTCAATCGTCTGCACAACCTCCGCCAACGGCTCAGGACGCCGCCCTAAAACAGCGATGCGCGCCCCCAGTTCAGCGAACCGCAGCGCCATGGCGCGTCCCAAACCCGTGCCGCCGCCTGTCACCAAGATCACTTTGCCCGCCAAAAAGCCTTTTTCAAACATCGCAAAACCTCATCCAAACCAAAGGGACGCGCTCACAGGCGCGTCCCGGAAGCAGTCCAAAGACAACATGCGCCAGCCCGACTACCCCAGCCTGACGCAAACCGATTTGGTCTGGGTGTAGGCGTCGAGCACTGCGCCGCCCATCTCGCGGCCCCAGCCAGACTGCTTATAGCCCCCAAAAGGCAGCGCAGCGTCAAAAACGTTGTAGCAGTTGATCCATACTGTCCCGGCTTTGATTTCCGCCGCTAACGCATGAGCCTTGCTGATGTCGCGCGTCCAAATGCCGGCGCCAAGACCATAGATTGTGTTGTTGGCGCGCGCGCTAACTTCACGAATGTCCGAGAACTTCATCGCCGCGACAACCGGGCCAAAGATTTCCTCCTGACAGACCTTCATATCGTCGGTTACGTCGGTTAGCACCGTCGGCGCGACAAAGTAGCCCTTCTCGCCAATTTGCGAACCGCCGACTACAGCTTTGGCGCCGTCTTTGAGACCGGCGTCAATGTAGCCCATCACGCGCCGGAGCTGCGTTTCCGACACAAGCGGCCCCATCTGCGTCGCCGGGTCAAAGCCCTCGCCAACGCGGATTCGCTTAGCGATTTCGCTGACGCCCGCCACTACATCGTCGAAAATGTCGTCTTCGACAAAAAGCCGCGAACCGGCTACACAACACTGTCCATGGTTGAAGAATATTGCGTTGGCCGCGCCTTCAATGGCGACCGACAAATCGGCGTCTTTGAAAACAATGTTGGGCGATTTGCCGCCCAGCTCAAGCGTGACCTTTTTGAGGTTGCCCGCGGCTGCCTGCACGATGAGCTTGCCGACTTCGGTTGAGCCGGTAAACGCCACCTTGTCCACATCGGGATGCGCCGCCAGCGCCGCGCCGGCCGTTTCACCATACCCAGGTACGATGTTGACCACGCCCGGCGGGAAACCGGCCTCTAGAATCAGTTCGCCCAGCCGCAGCGCCGACAGTGGCGTTTCCTCCGCTGGCTTGAGCACCACCGTGCAACCGGTCGCCAGCGCCGGCCCCAACTTCCATGCCGCCATCAGCAACGGAAAGTTCCACGGAATGATCTGCCCAACAACGCCGACCGGTTCGCGCAGGGTGTACGCCAGATATTGCCCGCCGGGGACGGAAAGTGGGATCGTCTCGCCTTCAATCTTGGTAGCCCAACCGGCCATGTAGCGGAATAAATCCACGGCCAACGGTACGTCGGCGGCGCGTGAGACCGTCAGCGGTTTGCCGTTGTCGAGGGTCTCCAGTTGGGCGAACTCTTCCAGATGCTGTTCGACCAGATCGGCCAGCTTCCACAGCAGCCGTCCGCGCTCTGAGGGCGTCATTTTGCGCCACGGCCCTTCCTCAAACGCGCGGCGCGCGGCCTTCACCGCCAAGTCAATATCTTCGGCGTTGCCTTCGGCGACATGCGCAATAACTTCGCCGTTCGCCGGGTTATAGACCTTGAAGACTTGCCCGCGCTTGGCTTCAACCCACTGGCCGTCAATTAGCAGGCGGCGCGTTTGGGCGACGAACGACTTG
The Chloracidobacterium sp. DNA segment above includes these coding regions:
- a CDS encoding SDR family oxidoreductase, with the protein product MFEKGFLAGKVILVTGGGTGLGRAMALRFAELGARIAVLGRRPEPLAEVVQTIESSGGEALAVTADVRDAARVNTAVEEVVTRFGAVHVLVNNAAGNFLAPTETLSPNAFNAVVGIVLNGTFHCTSAVGKHMIAQGNGGCILNIVATYAWTGAAYVVPSVCAKAGVLAMTRALAVEWGRWRIRVNAIAPGPFPTEGAWSRLMLPGMEEEGKRRNPTGRFGEPAELANLAAYLVSDAASYINGECVTIDGGEWLMGQSFNALTLLPPDQLRAMMEALRPRKPAS
- a CDS encoding aldehyde dehydrogenase family protein — protein: MSAPATATYEVAPEVKSFVAQTRRLLIDGQWVEAKRGQVFKVYNPANGEVIAHVAEGNAEDIDLAVKAARRAFEEGPWRKMTPSERGRLLWKLADLVEQHLEEFAQLETLDNGKPLTVSRAADVPLAVDLFRYMAGWATKIEGETIPLSVPGGQYLAYTLREPVGVVGQIIPWNFPLLMAAWKLGPALATGCTVVLKPAEETPLSALRLGELILEAGFPPGVVNIVPGYGETAGAALAAHPDVDKVAFTGSTEVGKLIVQAAAGNLKKVTLELGGKSPNIVFKDADLSVAIEGAANAIFFNHGQCCVAGSRLFVEDDIFDDVVAGVSEIAKRIRVGEGFDPATQMGPLVSETQLRRVMGYIDAGLKDGAKAVVGGSQIGEKGYFVAPTVLTDVTDDMKVCQEEIFGPVVAAMKFSDIREVSARANNTIYGLGAGIWTRDISKAHALAAEIKAGTVWINCYNVFDAALPFGGYKQSGWGREMGGAVLDAYTQTKSVCVRLG